A genomic segment from Alistipes senegalensis JC50 encodes:
- a CDS encoding RelA/SpoT family protein has product MGYTAEDELLIKEKWDDLLLSCTKICKNDEDWNFIKRAFFLAKEAHEGVRRRSGEPYLLHPIAVAKIVIEEIGLGVKSVVAALLHDVVEDTEYTVEDMERIFGPKIASMVDSLTKMSGVFNADTSEQAEYFRKVLLTLSDDVRVILIKIADRLHNMRTLGAMPMNKQIKITGETIYLFAPLAYRLGLYSIKSELEDLCMKYRFPQQFAEITQKLQESEASRREFIDKFNAPIIAALNRDNINYEISGRVKSVYSIWSKMQRKQIPFEEIYDLFAIRIVFKPLPFPSEKTQCWQIYSTITDIYTPKPDRLRDWISMPKANGYEALHSTVMGPDGVWVEVQIRTQRMEDIAERGFAAHWKYKHATISQDEDEFDRWLKQIRAALNSPTENAVDFLDNFKLSLYTSEIVVFTPKGEARKMPFGATALDFAYDIHSKIGNSAISAKINHKLEPITTQINSGDQIEIITADNARPKPEWLEIATTAKAKQAIKSFLKRERQNNIERGMQMLDEKMKSLNVKLSGRVLRKIVPIYDCNNKEELYSKIGAGIVSLDSLDKALKVNSKSKILKFWTLFIPKKEEEDADDPQTPGEIAPAADAQTAAEPQFEIAECCKPIPGDKVVGYRDPATGNIIVHKATCDELNRLAAQFGRNIVKEEIKWSQHKAMSYLVTTELRGIDRQGILLDLAKVVSADFNINIREVNIHSHDGIFEGSVSLYVKDAESLHAVMDKLRKIKGIESVKRTLS; this is encoded by the coding sequence ATGGGGTATACTGCCGAGGATGAGCTGCTTATAAAGGAAAAATGGGATGATCTCCTGCTGTCCTGCACCAAGATCTGCAAGAACGACGAGGACTGGAATTTCATCAAACGGGCATTTTTCCTGGCCAAGGAGGCACACGAGGGGGTAAGGCGCCGCTCCGGCGAGCCGTACCTCCTGCATCCTATTGCAGTAGCCAAGATCGTCATCGAGGAGATCGGGCTGGGTGTGAAATCGGTCGTCGCGGCGCTGCTGCACGATGTCGTGGAGGACACGGAATACACCGTGGAGGACATGGAACGTATTTTCGGACCCAAAATCGCCTCGATGGTTGACAGCCTGACGAAGATGTCGGGCGTATTCAACGCCGACACCTCGGAGCAGGCCGAATATTTCCGGAAAGTGCTCCTCACGCTTTCGGACGACGTAAGGGTCATTCTGATAAAGATCGCGGACCGGCTGCACAACATGCGCACGCTGGGGGCGATGCCGATGAACAAGCAGATAAAGATCACCGGCGAAACCATCTACCTTTTCGCGCCGCTGGCTTACAGACTGGGGCTCTATTCGATCAAAAGCGAGCTGGAGGATCTCTGCATGAAGTACCGCTTTCCGCAGCAGTTCGCCGAAATCACCCAGAAATTACAGGAGAGCGAGGCTTCGCGCCGGGAATTCATCGACAAGTTCAATGCCCCGATCATCGCTGCGCTCAACCGCGACAACATCAACTACGAGATTTCGGGCCGCGTAAAAAGCGTCTACTCGATCTGGAGCAAGATGCAGCGCAAACAGATTCCCTTCGAGGAGATTTACGACCTGTTCGCCATCCGCATCGTCTTCAAACCGCTGCCGTTCCCCTCGGAAAAGACCCAATGCTGGCAGATCTATTCCACGATCACCGACATCTACACCCCCAAGCCCGACCGGCTGAGGGATTGGATTTCGATGCCCAAGGCCAACGGCTACGAGGCGCTGCACTCGACGGTGATGGGCCCCGACGGGGTTTGGGTCGAAGTGCAGATCCGCACGCAGCGCATGGAGGACATCGCCGAACGCGGATTCGCCGCACACTGGAAATACAAGCACGCCACCATCTCGCAGGACGAAGACGAATTCGACCGTTGGCTAAAACAGATCCGGGCGGCGCTGAACAGTCCGACGGAGAATGCCGTAGACTTCCTGGACAACTTTAAGTTATCGTTGTATACATCGGAGATAGTGGTATTTACACCGAAAGGGGAGGCCCGGAAAATGCCGTTCGGCGCCACGGCCCTCGACTTCGCCTACGACATCCACTCGAAGATCGGCAACAGCGCCATCAGCGCCAAGATCAACCACAAACTCGAACCGATCACCACGCAGATCAACAGCGGCGACCAGATCGAGATCATCACCGCCGACAACGCCCGCCCCAAGCCCGAATGGCTGGAAATAGCGACCACGGCCAAAGCCAAACAGGCGATCAAGAGCTTCCTCAAACGCGAGCGGCAGAACAACATCGAGCGGGGGATGCAGATGCTCGACGAGAAGATGAAGTCGCTGAATGTCAAACTCAGCGGCCGTGTGCTGCGCAAGATCGTCCCCATCTACGACTGCAACAACAAGGAGGAACTATACAGCAAGATCGGAGCGGGAATCGTCTCGCTCGACAGCCTGGACAAGGCCCTGAAAGTCAACTCCAAGAGCAAGATACTCAAATTCTGGACCCTCTTCATCCCCAAAAAGGAGGAGGAGGACGCCGACGATCCCCAGACCCCGGGCGAAATCGCCCCGGCGGCGGATGCACAGACCGCGGCGGAACCGCAGTTCGAAATCGCCGAATGCTGCAAGCCGATTCCGGGCGACAAGGTGGTAGGGTATCGTGATCCCGCGACGGGAAACATCATCGTCCACAAGGCCACGTGCGACGAGTTGAACCGACTGGCCGCACAATTCGGGCGAAACATCGTCAAGGAGGAGATCAAATGGTCGCAGCACAAGGCCATGTCGTACCTCGTGACCACGGAACTGCGCGGCATCGACCGGCAGGGTATTCTGCTCGACCTGGCGAAGGTCGTGAGTGCCGATTTCAACATCAACATCCGCGAAGTGAACATCCACAGCCACGACGGCATCTTCGAAGGCAGCGTCAGTCTCTATGTGAAGGACGCCGAAAGCCTCCACGCCGTGATGGACAAACTGCGCAAGATAAAGGGCATAGAGAGTGTCAAACGAACATTAAGCTGA
- a CDS encoding metal ABC transporter ATP-binding protein yields the protein MNLVTMRDVSVAYDGYEAIQHVDLEIGDDDFLGVIGPNGGGKTTLVKAILGTVPHTGEICLAPELFRGKERLIGYMPQLSDFDREFPISVLEVVLSGLQGRRGFRSPYTREDREKAMALLASSGIAETARQPIGEVSGGQMQRALLARAVISDPKLLILDEPANFVDNKFEKELYRTLHELNTHMAIVMVSHDIGTITSVVKEIVCVNRRVHRHRSNVLTEEQLRNYDCPIQLVSHGHIPHTVLEHHPGDGCCDHE from the coding sequence ATGAATCTGGTAACGATGCGCGACGTAAGCGTCGCATACGACGGATACGAAGCCATTCAACATGTCGATCTGGAAATCGGCGACGACGATTTCCTGGGTGTCATAGGTCCCAACGGCGGCGGAAAGACGACGCTCGTGAAAGCCATACTCGGAACCGTGCCCCATACGGGCGAAATATGTTTGGCGCCGGAGTTGTTCCGGGGCAAGGAGCGGCTGATCGGCTATATGCCGCAGTTGTCGGATTTCGACCGGGAGTTTCCGATCTCGGTGCTCGAAGTCGTGCTGTCGGGATTGCAGGGCCGCCGCGGGTTCCGCTCCCCCTACACCCGGGAGGACCGCGAAAAGGCGATGGCGCTGCTGGCCTCGTCGGGGATTGCCGAAACGGCCCGCCAGCCGATCGGAGAGGTGTCGGGCGGCCAGATGCAGCGGGCGCTGCTGGCCCGGGCCGTGATCTCGGACCCGAAGCTGCTGATTCTGGACGAACCCGCGAATTTCGTGGACAACAAGTTCGAGAAAGAGCTTTACCGCACGCTGCACGAACTGAATACGCACATGGCAATCGTCATGGTGTCGCACGACATCGGCACGATTACGAGTGTCGTGAAAGAGATCGTCTGCGTCAACCGCCGCGTGCACCGTCACCGTTCGAACGTGCTGACCGAAGAGCAGCTGCGCAACTACGACTGCCCTATTCAGCTCGTTTCGCACGGCCACATCCCCCACACCGTGCTGGAGCACCACCCGGGGGACGGATGCTGCGACCACGAATAA
- the bcp gene encoding thioredoxin-dependent thiol peroxidase, giving the protein MTQLQAGEMAPDFKSTTQDGEPLTLADLRGQRTILYFYPKDNTSGCTLEAKSLRDGKAELTRMGFRIVGVSPDSEKSHRNFCDKHELNFTLLADTDHSVCEAYGVWAEKSMYGRKYMGVLRTTFVIDAEGRIEKIFNKVDTKNHYQQIIDSYKQ; this is encoded by the coding sequence ATGACACAGTTGCAGGCAGGGGAGATGGCCCCCGATTTCAAGTCCACGACCCAAGACGGCGAACCGCTGACGCTCGCCGACCTCCGCGGACAGCGCACGATACTCTATTTCTATCCCAAGGACAACACCTCGGGCTGCACGCTGGAGGCCAAAAGCCTGCGCGACGGCAAGGCCGAACTGACCCGGATGGGATTCCGCATCGTCGGCGTAAGCCCCGACAGCGAAAAGTCGCACCGGAATTTCTGCGACAAACACGAACTGAACTTCACGCTGCTGGCGGACACCGACCATTCGGTCTGCGAGGCTTACGGCGTGTGGGCCGAGAAGTCGATGTACGGACGCAAATACATGGGCGTCCTGCGCACGACGTTCGTGATCGACGCCGAAGGACGCATCGAAAAGATTTTCAACAAGGTGGACACCAAGAACCATTACCAGCAAATCATTGATTCCTACAAACAGTAA
- the dusB gene encoding tRNA dihydrouridine synthase DusB, which translates to MKIADIELGDRPLLLAPMEDVTDPSFRYMCKRFGADVVYTEFISSDGLIRDAAKSLKKLEIDDAERPVGIQIYGHLIEPMVEAARMAEAAGPDIIDINFGCPVKKIAGRGAGSGMMRDVPLMVEMTRRIVAAVKTPVTVKTRLGWDEESKNIEEIALRLQDTGIAALTIHGRTRAQMYRGEADWTLIGRVKNNPQIRIPIIGNGDVDSGPKAREMFDRYGVDGVMIGRATYGRPWIFREVKHYLTTGEVMPQPSVTERVAIAKEHLRKSLEIKGDHVGILEMRRHLTNYFKGLPDFKSTRLKLVTSLDIDCLFSTLDEIAVRWGGYDLSGAVPAPLSHDL; encoded by the coding sequence ATGAAAATCGCAGACATAGAATTAGGAGACCGCCCCCTGCTGCTGGCGCCGATGGAGGATGTGACCGATCCGTCGTTCCGCTACATGTGCAAGCGTTTCGGCGCCGACGTGGTCTACACGGAGTTCATCTCCTCGGACGGGCTGATCCGCGACGCGGCCAAATCGCTCAAAAAACTCGAAATCGACGACGCGGAACGCCCCGTAGGCATCCAGATCTACGGCCACCTGATCGAACCGATGGTCGAGGCGGCGCGCATGGCCGAAGCGGCCGGACCCGACATCATCGACATCAATTTCGGCTGCCCGGTGAAGAAGATCGCCGGGCGCGGCGCCGGATCGGGCATGATGCGCGACGTGCCGCTGATGGTCGAGATGACGCGGCGGATCGTCGCGGCGGTGAAGACCCCCGTGACGGTGAAAACCCGCCTGGGATGGGACGAGGAGTCGAAAAACATCGAGGAAATAGCCCTGCGTTTACAGGACACGGGCATCGCGGCGCTCACGATCCACGGCCGTACAAGGGCCCAGATGTACCGCGGCGAAGCGGACTGGACGCTGATCGGACGGGTCAAGAACAACCCGCAGATACGCATTCCGATCATCGGCAACGGCGACGTTGATTCGGGTCCGAAAGCCCGGGAGATGTTCGACCGCTACGGCGTGGACGGCGTGATGATCGGCCGCGCGACCTACGGCCGTCCGTGGATATTCCGCGAAGTGAAGCATTATCTTACGACAGGCGAGGTGATGCCCCAGCCGTCGGTCACGGAACGGGTGGCCATCGCCAAGGAGCATCTGCGGAAATCGCTCGAAATCAAGGGCGACCATGTCGGCATTCTCGAAATGCGGCGCCATCTGACGAACTATTTCAAGGGGCTGCCCGACTTCAAGTCCACGCGTCTGAAACTCGTCACGTCGCTCGACATCGACTGCCTGTTCTCGACGCTCGACGAAATCGCCGTCCGCTGGGGCGGCTACGACCTGAGCGGCGCGGTCCCCGCCCCGCTCTCGCACGATCTCTGA
- a CDS encoding helix-turn-helix domain-containing protein — translation MKEKLLDLMKHEGLKPSQLAEILEVNPAGISHILAGRNKPGFDLLQKILRRFPQINPDWLLLDSPQMYRDEHPGISQASAPASASQLPIDNDLFGSIETKAVSPKADRQEPEVAGSPAQSAASQFPVSRTGASVQRIVLFYDDQTFESFEPTKR, via the coding sequence ATGAAGGAAAAATTGCTCGATTTGATGAAACACGAGGGTTTGAAGCCGAGCCAGCTTGCAGAAATACTTGAAGTCAATCCGGCCGGAATCTCCCACATTCTCGCCGGACGCAACAAGCCGGGCTTCGATTTGCTTCAGAAGATTCTCAGAAGGTTTCCGCAAATCAACCCCGACTGGTTGTTGCTTGACTCGCCGCAGATGTACCGCGACGAACATCCCGGCATATCGCAGGCATCCGCTCCAGCGTCCGCCTCGCAACTTCCGATCGACAATGATCTGTTCGGGTCGATCGAAACCAAGGCCGTCTCTCCGAAAGCCGACCGTCAGGAACCGGAGGTTGCCGGATCACCGGCACAATCGGCCGCATCCCAGTTTCCGGTCAGCCGAACCGGAGCCAGCGTTCAGCGGATCGTACTGTTTTACGACGATCAAACCTTCGAAAGTTTCGAGCCTACAAAGCGCTAA
- a CDS encoding HIT family protein: MATIFSRIIAGEIPSYKVAEDENYYAFLDINPLTKGHTLVVPKQEVDYIFDLEDQTLAGMMVFAKKVAAKIQREIACARVAVVVLGLEVPHAHIHLIPIQSENDVDFHREKLKLTPEEFREIADKLSK; encoded by the coding sequence ATGGCAACCATTTTTTCACGCATCATTGCGGGGGAGATTCCCTCCTACAAAGTAGCCGAGGATGAGAACTACTACGCATTTCTCGACATCAATCCGTTGACCAAAGGACACACGCTGGTCGTACCGAAGCAAGAGGTAGACTACATTTTCGACCTCGAAGATCAGACCTTGGCGGGCATGATGGTCTTCGCCAAGAAGGTAGCCGCCAAAATTCAGCGCGAAATAGCGTGCGCAAGGGTCGCCGTGGTCGTTTTAGGGCTCGAAGTACCGCATGCGCACATCCATTTGATTCCGATTCAGAGCGAAAACGATGTCGATTTCCACCGCGAAAAGCTCAAATTGACGCCGGAAGAGTTCCGGGAAATCGCCGATAAACTGTCGAAATAG
- the argS gene encoding arginine--tRNA ligase, with product MNIETFISDAVRRSVETLYGELGDEQLQIQKTRKEFEGDYTLVTFPLLRRSRKSPEATATEIGEYMTANIPEIKAFNVIKGFLNLSLDSSFWAARFADIAADDAFGQAPATGRTVMIEYSSPNTNKPLHLGHIRNNLLGYSVAQILAANGHTVIKANLVNDRGIHICKSMLAWKLYGNGETPASTGMKGDHLVGKYYVEFDKHYKAQIKELVAQGQSEDEAKKNAPIMLEAQEMLRKWEAKDPEVYALWETMNGWVYEGFDVTYKALGVDFDKVYYESQTYLLGKALVEEGLEKGVFYRRPDNSVWIDLTADGLDEKLLLRGDGTSVYMTQDLGTAFRRFEDNKLDDMIYVVGNEQNYHFQVLKLVLKKLGYADWSDHITHLSYGMVELPEGKMKSREGTVVDADDLIADMVSTAREMSAELGKLDGCTEEEANAVSTMVGLGALKYFILKVDPKKTMLFDPRESIDFNGNTGPFIQYTHARICSILRKAAEAGIDFEGAAAADYLPEEIDLVKTLTEYPAVVAAAGENFAPSIIGAYVYELAKQFNGYYHDHSILKEENTDTRRMRLQLARQVARVIRRGMKLLGIDVPERM from the coding sequence ATGAATATCGAGACCTTTATTTCGGATGCGGTCCGCCGGTCGGTGGAGACGCTTTACGGAGAGCTCGGCGACGAGCAGTTGCAGATTCAGAAGACCCGCAAGGAGTTCGAGGGCGACTATACCCTCGTGACGTTTCCGCTGCTGCGACGAAGCCGCAAGTCGCCCGAGGCCACCGCGACCGAGATCGGCGAATATATGACGGCCAACATCCCGGAGATCAAGGCTTTCAATGTAATAAAAGGCTTCCTGAACCTCTCGCTCGACAGCAGTTTCTGGGCGGCGCGCTTCGCCGATATCGCTGCCGACGACGCTTTCGGACAGGCGCCTGCTACGGGCCGCACGGTGATGATCGAATACTCGTCGCCCAACACCAACAAGCCGCTGCACCTGGGGCACATCCGCAACAACCTGCTGGGGTACTCCGTGGCGCAGATCCTCGCGGCGAACGGCCACACGGTCATCAAAGCCAATCTGGTGAACGACCGCGGCATCCACATCTGCAAGTCGATGTTGGCGTGGAAGCTCTACGGCAACGGCGAAACGCCCGCCTCGACGGGCATGAAGGGCGATCACCTCGTGGGCAAATACTACGTGGAGTTCGACAAACACTACAAGGCCCAGATCAAGGAGCTCGTGGCGCAGGGACAGTCGGAGGACGAGGCCAAGAAAAACGCCCCGATCATGCTCGAAGCGCAGGAGATGCTGCGCAAGTGGGAGGCCAAGGACCCCGAGGTTTACGCGCTGTGGGAGACCATGAACGGCTGGGTGTACGAGGGCTTCGATGTGACCTACAAGGCATTGGGCGTCGATTTCGACAAGGTTTACTACGAATCGCAGACCTATCTGCTGGGCAAGGCGCTGGTGGAGGAGGGGCTCGAAAAGGGCGTTTTCTACCGCCGTCCCGACAATTCGGTGTGGATCGACCTCACGGCCGACGGCCTCGACGAAAAACTGCTGCTGCGCGGCGACGGCACGTCAGTCTACATGACGCAGGATCTGGGCACGGCCTTCCGCCGCTTCGAGGATAACAAGCTCGACGACATGATCTATGTCGTGGGCAACGAGCAGAACTACCATTTCCAGGTGCTGAAACTGGTGCTGAAAAAGCTGGGCTATGCCGACTGGAGCGACCACATCACCCATCTGTCCTACGGCATGGTGGAGCTTCCCGAGGGCAAGATGAAGTCGCGCGAGGGCACGGTGGTCGATGCCGACGACCTGATCGCGGACATGGTTTCGACGGCCCGCGAGATGTCGGCCGAGCTGGGCAAGCTGGACGGATGCACGGAAGAGGAGGCGAACGCCGTCTCGACGATGGTCGGACTGGGCGCCCTCAAATACTTTATATTAAAGGTGGACCCCAAGAAGACGATGCTGTTCGATCCCCGCGAGTCGATCGACTTCAACGGCAATACGGGGCCTTTCATCCAGTACACCCACGCGCGTATCTGCTCGATCCTGCGCAAGGCCGCCGAGGCGGGCATTGATTTCGAAGGGGCTGCCGCCGCCGACTATCTGCCCGAAGAGATCGACCTGGTGAAGACGCTGACCGAATATCCTGCGGTCGTAGCCGCTGCGGGCGAGAATTTCGCGCCGTCGATCATCGGGGCCTACGTCTATGAACTGGCCAAACAGTTCAACGGCTACTACCACGACCATTCGATCCTCAAGGAGGAGAACACCGACACGCGCCGGATGCGCCTTCAGCTGGCCCGGCAGGTCGCCCGCGTCATCCGCCGCGGCATGAAGCTGTTGGGCATCGACGTTCCCGAACGGATGTAA
- a CDS encoding metal ABC transporter solute-binding protein, Zn/Mn family, producing the protein MRKTATYLSAIVLLTACITNNRQNNRILYVSIQPLQSLVDSIVGGDFEVEVLVPAGASPETFEPTPRQFVELNEAQLIFNVGLIDFETSLLGKVEQQEKVIDLSRGIDLIEGSCSLSSHGHNHMHGVDPHVWTSPKALQKMAANAFEAIRKAYPDSVKYETNYNRLQKELQALDARTAEKIARSGIEYFIVYHPALTYYARDYGLRQVAIEADGKEPSARQLTAIIRQAREDGVRRIFYQKQFPASTVEVIARDIDAEYVAIDPLDRDAIANIDTITDLITAK; encoded by the coding sequence ATGCGTAAAACTGCGACATATCTGTCGGCAATCGTGCTGCTGACGGCCTGCATAACGAATAACCGTCAGAATAACAGAATTTTATACGTTTCGATACAACCATTGCAAAGCCTTGTGGACAGCATTGTCGGCGGAGATTTCGAAGTCGAAGTACTCGTGCCCGCCGGAGCCAGTCCCGAGACGTTCGAACCTACGCCCAGACAATTTGTGGAGCTAAACGAAGCGCAACTTATTTTCAATGTGGGACTTATCGACTTCGAAACCTCGCTGTTGGGCAAAGTCGAACAACAGGAGAAAGTCATCGACCTGAGCCGCGGAATCGACCTGATCGAAGGCTCTTGTTCACTCAGCAGCCACGGACACAATCATATGCACGGTGTTGATCCCCATGTCTGGACCTCCCCGAAGGCGTTGCAGAAGATGGCGGCAAACGCTTTCGAAGCCATTCGCAAAGCCTATCCCGATTCGGTGAAATACGAAACCAATTATAACCGGTTGCAGAAAGAGTTACAAGCATTGGACGCTCGCACGGCGGAGAAAATCGCACGGAGCGGCATCGAATATTTCATCGTCTACCACCCCGCCCTCACCTATTATGCCCGCGACTACGGGCTGCGGCAAGTCGCCATCGAAGCAGACGGTAAGGAGCCCTCGGCCAGGCAGTTGACGGCGATCATCCGGCAAGCCCGGGAGGATGGAGTCCGCCGGATATTCTACCAAAAGCAATTCCCGGCATCGACCGTGGAGGTCATAGCCCGAGACATCGACGCCGAATACGTGGCGATTGATCCGCTGGACCGGGACGCCATAGCGAACATCGACACGATAACCGACTTAATCACCGCAAAATGA
- the recA gene encoding recombinase RecA, which yields MAEKVQVNADKLKVLDAVMQKIEKDFGKGSIMRMNSTEVNDVPVIPTGSITLDMALGVGGYPKGRVVEIYGPESSGKTTLAIHAIAEAQKAGGIAAFIDAEHAFDSFYAQKLGVDVDNLLISQPDNGEQALEIADSLIRSSAIDIIVIDSVAALTPKAEIEGEMGESKMGLQARLMSQALRKLTSSISKTKTVCIFINQLRDKIGVVYGNPETTTGGNALKFYASVRIDIRRVSVIKDGDEQLGTRTKVKVVKNKVAPPFKRAEFDIMFGEGISKIGEIIDLGVDYGVIKKAGSWFSYGDKKIGQGRDAVKELLQNDEELRNEIEANVREAMKTKKE from the coding sequence ATGGCAGAAAAAGTACAGGTAAACGCGGACAAGCTCAAAGTCTTGGACGCCGTGATGCAGAAAATAGAGAAGGACTTCGGCAAAGGCTCGATCATGCGCATGAACAGCACCGAAGTGAACGACGTGCCGGTGATCCCCACGGGGTCGATCACGCTCGATATGGCGCTCGGCGTGGGAGGGTATCCCAAAGGCCGCGTCGTGGAGATCTACGGCCCCGAGTCGTCGGGTAAGACCACGCTGGCCATCCATGCCATCGCCGAAGCCCAGAAAGCCGGCGGCATCGCCGCCTTCATCGACGCCGAACACGCCTTCGACAGCTTCTATGCGCAAAAACTGGGCGTAGACGTTGACAACCTGCTCATTTCGCAGCCCGACAACGGCGAGCAGGCGCTCGAAATCGCCGATTCGCTGATCCGTTCGAGCGCCATCGACATCATCGTCATCGACTCCGTGGCGGCGCTGACGCCCAAAGCCGAGATCGAAGGCGAGATGGGCGAGTCGAAGATGGGCTTGCAGGCCCGGCTGATGTCGCAGGCGCTGCGCAAGCTCACGTCGAGCATCTCGAAGACCAAGACCGTCTGCATCTTCATCAACCAGCTGCGCGACAAGATCGGCGTGGTGTACGGCAACCCCGAGACCACGACGGGCGGTAACGCGCTGAAATTCTATGCCTCGGTGCGCATCGACATCCGCCGCGTCTCGGTCATCAAGGACGGCGACGAACAACTGGGAACCCGCACCAAGGTCAAGGTCGTGAAGAACAAGGTGGCGCCCCCGTTCAAACGCGCGGAGTTCGACATCATGTTCGGCGAGGGCATCTCGAAAATCGGCGAGATCATCGACCTGGGCGTTGACTACGGCGTGATCAAGAAGGCCGGATCGTGGTTCTCCTACGGCGACAAAAAGATCGGCCAGGGACGCGACGCGGTCAAGGAACTGCTTCAAAACGACGAGGAGCTGCGCAACGAGATCGAGGCCAACGTCCGAGAGGCCATGAAGACCAAAAAGGAGTAA
- a CDS encoding hemolysin family protein has protein sequence MEILVILLLILFNGLFAMSEIALISARRSNLEMQARQGSAGARQALKLAKDPDRFLSTVQIGITLIGILTGIYSGDTLAAKFGRELAELGIPMRAATVTAQVTIVIAVTYLTIIFGELVPKRIGMNAAEKAAKIVARPMRALSVVASPFVWLLSKSTAGVTRLLGLHKAESKVTEAEIRSVIREGAEDGEVQEVEEKIMGRVFSLGDRTVESIMTHRSELVWIDVSMTADEIREVVARAPHNRYPVGEGSLDKLLGVVYLKDLFLHLNAPAFDLRALLTPGKFFHEGFEVYNALEQLRSEQLGYGIICDEFGVTRGIITLKDIFEALVGELPDPREEPDIVRRDDGSCLVDGQCPYYDFLAWFGLEEVFPNNAYNTVSGLILDQLAHIPATGEKLSWNGFTLEIVDMDGARIDKVLVTLEQPEQA, from the coding sequence ATGGAAATTCTCGTCATACTGCTGCTGATTCTGTTCAACGGGCTCTTCGCCATGTCGGAAATCGCGCTGATCTCGGCCCGCCGTTCGAATCTGGAAATGCAGGCCCGTCAGGGCAGCGCAGGGGCCCGCCAGGCCCTGAAGCTGGCCAAAGACCCCGACCGGTTCCTCTCGACGGTGCAGATCGGCATCACGCTCATCGGAATCCTCACGGGTATCTATTCGGGCGACACGCTGGCCGCCAAATTCGGCCGGGAGCTGGCCGAACTGGGCATCCCGATGCGTGCGGCGACCGTCACGGCACAGGTCACGATCGTCATCGCAGTCACCTACCTCACGATCATCTTCGGCGAGCTGGTACCCAAGCGCATCGGCATGAACGCCGCGGAGAAAGCCGCGAAAATCGTGGCACGCCCCATGCGGGCGCTTTCGGTCGTGGCGTCGCCGTTCGTATGGCTGCTCTCCAAAAGCACGGCGGGCGTCACCCGCCTGCTGGGGCTGCACAAGGCCGAAAGCAAAGTGACCGAGGCGGAAATCCGCTCGGTCATCCGGGAGGGCGCCGAAGACGGCGAAGTGCAGGAGGTCGAGGAGAAGATCATGGGCCGCGTCTTTTCGCTGGGCGACCGCACGGTGGAGTCGATCATGACGCACCGCAGCGAGCTGGTGTGGATCGACGTGTCGATGACGGCCGATGAAATCCGCGAAGTCGTGGCCCGCGCGCCCCACAACCGCTACCCTGTCGGCGAAGGCAGTCTGGACAAACTGCTGGGCGTGGTCTACCTCAAAGACCTCTTCCTGCACCTCAATGCCCCTGCGTTCGATCTGCGCGCGCTGCTGACTCCCGGAAAGTTCTTCCACGAGGGATTCGAGGTCTACAACGCCCTCGAACAGCTGCGCAGCGAGCAGCTGGGATACGGCATCATCTGCGACGAATTCGGCGTCACACGCGGCATCATCACCCTGAAAGACATCTTCGAAGCGCTCGTGGGCGAGCTCCCCGACCCGCGCGAAGAGCCCGACATCGTGCGGCGCGACGACGGCAGCTGCCTCGTGGATGGACAGTGCCCCTACTACGACTTCCTCGCCTGGTTCGGGCTCGAAGAGGTGTTCCCGAACAACGCCTACAACACCGTCAGCGGCCTGATCCTCGACCAGCTGGCCCACATCCCGGCCACGGGCGAGAAGCTGTCGTGGAACGGCTTCACGCTCGAAATCGTGGACATGGACGGAGCGCGCATCGACAAGGTGCTCGTCACCCTCGAACAACCGGAACAAGCATGA